One Citrobacter amalonaticus genomic window carries:
- the treC gene encoding alpha,alpha-phosphotrehalase: MNTLPHWWQNGVIYQIYPKSFQDTTGSGTGDLRGVTQRLDYLHKLGVDALWLTPFYISPQVDNGYDVANYTAIDPAYGTLDDFDALVAQAKARGIRIILDMVFNHTSTQHAWFREALDKDSPYREFYIWRDGTPDAQPNNWRAKFGGNAWQWHAQSEQYYLHLFAPEQADLNWENPAVRAELKKVCEFWADRGVDGLRLDVVNLISKDQRFPNDLDGDGRRFYTDGPRAHEFLHEMNRDVFTPRKLMTVGEMSSTTLEHCQRYAALDGSELSMTFNFHHLKVDYPDGEKWTLAKPDFVALKTLFRHWQQGMHNVAWNALFWCNHDQPRIVSRFGDEGEYRMPAAKMLAMVLHGMQGTPYIYQGEEIGMTNPHFTRITDYRDVESHNMFARLRAEGRDANELLAILASKSRDNSRTPMQWNNRKNAGFSQGEPWIPLCDNYADINVENALGDNSSVFYTYQRLIALRKSEPVLTWGDYQDLLPDSPHLWCYRREWQGQTLLVIANLSGECQAWFPESYRGNWQVLMHNYDEVSPLPTAMTLRPFEAIWWLQK; encoded by the coding sequence ATGAATACCCTTCCCCACTGGTGGCAAAACGGTGTCATCTACCAGATCTATCCCAAAAGCTTTCAGGATACGACCGGCAGCGGTACCGGCGATTTACGCGGCGTGACACAGCGCCTCGATTATCTGCATAAACTGGGCGTGGATGCCCTCTGGCTGACTCCGTTCTATATTTCACCGCAGGTGGATAATGGCTACGATGTCGCTAACTACACCGCTATCGATCCCGCTTACGGTACGCTGGATGACTTCGATGCGCTGGTCGCCCAGGCGAAAGCACGCGGCATCCGCATTATTCTCGACATGGTGTTTAACCACACCTCCACGCAGCACGCCTGGTTTCGTGAGGCGCTCGATAAAGACAGTCCATATCGCGAGTTTTACATCTGGCGCGACGGCACGCCCGATGCACAACCCAACAACTGGCGTGCCAAGTTTGGCGGCAACGCCTGGCAATGGCATGCCCAGAGCGAACAGTATTATCTGCACCTCTTCGCCCCGGAACAGGCGGACCTGAACTGGGAAAACCCTGCCGTCCGTGCCGAACTGAAAAAAGTCTGCGAATTCTGGGCCGATCGCGGCGTGGATGGCCTGCGCCTGGACGTCGTCAACCTGATCTCCAAAGATCAGCGCTTCCCCAATGATCTGGACGGCGACGGGCGCCGTTTTTATACCGATGGGCCGCGAGCGCATGAATTTCTGCATGAGATGAACCGTGACGTCTTTACCCCGCGCAAGCTGATGACGGTCGGTGAAATGTCTTCCACCACGCTGGAACATTGCCAGCGTTACGCCGCGCTGGACGGTAGCGAACTGTCGATGACGTTCAATTTTCATCACCTGAAGGTCGATTACCCCGATGGAGAGAAATGGACGCTGGCGAAGCCCGATTTTGTCGCGCTGAAGACCCTGTTCCGCCACTGGCAGCAAGGGATGCACAACGTCGCGTGGAATGCGTTGTTCTGGTGTAACCACGATCAGCCGCGCATCGTGTCGCGATTTGGCGACGAAGGGGAATATCGGATGCCGGCCGCGAAAATGCTGGCGATGGTGCTGCACGGTATGCAGGGAACGCCGTACATCTATCAGGGGGAAGAGATCGGCATGACCAATCCTCATTTCACCCGCATCACCGACTACCGCGATGTGGAAAGCCATAACATGTTTGCCAGGTTGCGGGCGGAGGGTCGCGATGCCAATGAACTGCTGGCAATTCTGGCCAGTAAATCCCGCGACAACAGCCGTACGCCAATGCAGTGGAATAACCGCAAGAACGCCGGTTTCAGCCAGGGCGAACCGTGGATCCCGCTGTGCGATAACTACGCGGACATCAACGTGGAGAACGCGCTCGGCGATAATTCGTCGGTGTTTTATACCTATCAACGGCTGATTGCGCTGCGCAAATCCGAACCCGTGCTGACCTGGGGCGACTATCAGGATCTGTTGCCGGACAGCCCACATCTCTGGTGTTACCGCCGTGAATGGCAAGGACAAACGCTGCTGGTCATTGCCAATCTGAGCGGTGAATGTCAGGCCTGGTTCCCGGAATCGTACCGGGGCAACTGGCAGGTGTTAATGCACAACTATGATGAAGTTTCACCACTGCCGACGGCGATGACGCTGCGTCCTTTCGAAGCTATCTGGTGGTTACAGAAGTAA
- the treB gene encoding PTS trehalose transporter subunit IIBC, with the protein MSKVKQADIDRLIELVGGRENIATVSHCITRLRFVLNQPANARPKEIEALPMVKGCFTNAGQFQVVIGTEVGDYYKALLATTGQSHADKEQAKKVARQNMKWHEQLISHFAEIFFPLLPALISGGLILGFRNVIGDLPMSNGQTLAQMYPALKTVYDFLWLIGEAIFFYLPVGICWSAVKKMGGTPILGIVLGVTLVSPQLMNAYLLGQQIPEVWNFGLFTIAKVGYQAQVIPALLAGLALGVIETRLKRIVPDYLYLVVVPVCSLILAVFLAHALIGPFGRLIGDGVAFAVRHLMTGSFAPVGAALFGFLYAPLVITGVHQTTLAIDMQMIQSMGGTPVWPLIALSNIAQASAVVGIIIASRKQNEREISVPAAISAYLGVTEPAMYGINLKYRFPMLCAMIGSGLAGLLCGLYGVMANGIGVGGLPGILSIQPTYWQVYAVAMAIAIVIPIVLTSMVYQRKYRQGTLQIV; encoded by the coding sequence ATGAGCAAAGTTAAACAAGCGGATATTGACCGGCTGATAGAGCTGGTAGGCGGGCGAGAGAATATCGCCACAGTGAGTCACTGTATTACGCGCCTGCGCTTTGTGCTGAATCAGCCAGCAAACGCCAGACCGAAAGAAATTGAAGCCTTACCGATGGTCAAAGGCTGCTTTACCAACGCCGGTCAGTTCCAGGTGGTGATTGGCACCGAGGTTGGCGATTATTACAAGGCGCTGCTGGCCACCACCGGGCAGTCGCACGCCGATAAAGAGCAGGCGAAAAAAGTGGCTCGTCAGAACATGAAATGGCATGAGCAACTGATCTCCCACTTCGCTGAAATCTTCTTTCCGCTGCTGCCGGCGCTGATCAGCGGAGGCTTGATCTTAGGTTTCCGCAACGTCATTGGCGACCTGCCAATGAGCAACGGCCAGACGCTGGCGCAGATGTATCCGGCGCTGAAAACGGTCTATGACTTCCTGTGGCTGATTGGCGAAGCCATCTTCTTCTATCTGCCAGTGGGCATCTGCTGGTCGGCGGTGAAAAAAATGGGCGGCACGCCGATCCTTGGTATCGTGCTTGGCGTCACGCTGGTATCGCCACAGTTGATGAACGCGTATCTGCTGGGGCAACAAATACCGGAAGTATGGAACTTCGGCCTGTTCACCATCGCGAAAGTGGGCTATCAGGCCCAGGTCATTCCGGCACTGCTGGCTGGCCTGGCACTGGGCGTGATTGAAACTCGCCTGAAACGCATCGTGCCGGATTATCTGTATCTCGTTGTGGTGCCAGTGTGTTCATTGATCCTCGCGGTTTTCCTCGCTCATGCGCTGATCGGTCCGTTTGGCCGCTTGATTGGCGACGGTGTGGCCTTTGCGGTTCGCCATCTGATGACCGGTAGCTTCGCGCCGGTTGGTGCCGCGCTGTTTGGCTTCCTGTACGCGCCGCTGGTGATTACCGGCGTGCACCAGACCACGCTCGCCATCGACATGCAGATGATCCAGAGCATGGGCGGAACGCCGGTATGGCCGCTGATTGCCCTTTCCAACATCGCACAGGCGTCTGCGGTGGTAGGCATTATTATCGCCAGCCGTAAACAGAACGAACGTGAGATCTCCGTTCCTGCCGCGATCTCCGCCTATCTCGGGGTCACTGAGCCGGCAATGTACGGTATCAACCTGAAATACCGCTTCCCGATGCTCTGCGCGATGATCGGCTCCGGTCTCGCCGGTCTGCTCTGCGGCCTGTACGGGGTGATGGCGAACGGTATCGGTGTCGGCGGTTTGCCGGGCATCCTTTCCATCCAACCGACTTACTGGCAGGTGTACGCCGTCGCGATGGCGATCGCCATTGTCATCCCGATCGTGCTGACCTCCATGGTCTACCAGCGTAAATACCGTCAGGGCACGTTACAGATTGTCTGA
- the treR gene encoding trehalose operon repressor TreR, with protein MQNRLTIKDIARLSGVGKSTVSRVLNNESGVSERTRERVEAVMNQHGFSPSRSARAMRGQSDKVVAIIVTRLDSLSENLAVQTMLPVFYEQGYDPIMMESQFSPEKVEEHLGMLKRRNIDGVVLFGFTGITDAMIAPWQASLVLLARDAKGFASVCYDDDGAIKILMQRLYDQGHRNISFLGVPHSDVTTGKRRHDAYLAFCKQHKLHPIAALPGLAMKQGYEHAASVITPDTTALVCATDTLALGASKYLQEQRVDNLQLASVGNTPLMKFLHPEIVTVDPGYAEAGRQAAAQLIEQINGRSDLRQIVIPSTLS; from the coding sequence ATGCAAAATCGGCTGACTATCAAAGACATCGCCCGCTTAAGCGGCGTGGGGAAATCCACCGTTTCCCGTGTGCTGAACAACGAAAGCGGCGTCAGTGAACGGACTCGCGAGCGTGTCGAAGCCGTGATGAATCAGCACGGATTTTCTCCCTCCCGTTCAGCCCGCGCCATGCGTGGTCAGAGCGATAAAGTGGTCGCCATCATTGTGACCCGTCTCGACTCCCTGTCGGAAAACCTTGCCGTACAGACGATGCTGCCGGTGTTTTATGAGCAGGGCTACGATCCGATCATGATGGAAAGTCAGTTTTCCCCGGAAAAAGTCGAAGAACACTTGGGTATGCTGAAACGCCGCAACATCGACGGCGTGGTGCTGTTCGGTTTTACCGGCATCACGGACGCGATGATCGCCCCGTGGCAGGCATCGCTGGTGCTGCTGGCCCGTGACGCGAAAGGCTTTGCCTCCGTCTGCTACGACGACGACGGGGCGATTAAAATCCTGATGCAGCGCCTGTACGATCAGGGACATCGCAACATCAGCTTTCTCGGTGTGCCGCACAGTGACGTCACCACCGGGAAGCGCCGCCATGACGCCTATCTCGCGTTTTGCAAACAGCATAAGTTACATCCCATCGCGGCCCTGCCGGGTCTGGCGATGAAGCAAGGCTATGAGCATGCCGCGAGCGTCATTACACCAGACACGACCGCGCTGGTCTGCGCCACGGATACTCTCGCGCTCGGTGCCAGTAAGTATTTACAGGAGCAGCGGGTCGATAACCTGCAACTGGCGAGCGTCGGTAATACGCCGCTGATGAAATTCCTGCATCCGGAGATCGTCACGGTCGATCCCGGCTATGCCGAAGCCGGACGCCAGGCGGCGGCCCAGTTGATCGAGCAGATCAACGGACGCAGCGATCTGCGCCAGATCGTCATTCCTTCCACCCTTTCCTGA